The Montipora foliosa isolate CH-2021 chromosome 1, ASM3666993v2, whole genome shotgun sequence genome has a window encoding:
- the LOC137972123 gene encoding uncharacterized protein, producing MNRQPRIRLSALRFKTTKQEVKVFQHNLDNKPKFIQDQPVFVRNFGKGAKWVPGRITEIVSPRNFNVQVGDTLWKRHEEQLRPRHIPTDQCTDREGEQQKPDVLGSSQTLLDDVSTTTPHLTSPVETEGEHIASIPNASTLKSVPKDVEKLPDPTPPASSPKPPTPKKEERRYPLRERKPPERFY from the coding sequence atgaatcgACAACCTCGAATCAGACTCAGTGCTTTAAGATTTAAGACCACTAAGCAAGAAGTTAAGGTTTTCCAACATAACCTGGATAACAAGCCAAAGTTCATACAAGATCAGCCTGTGTTCGTGCGAAATTTTGGAAAAGGTGCAAAATGGGTACCAGGTAGAATTACAGAAATAGTCAGTCCAAGAAATTTTAATGTTCAAGTTGGAGATACCTTGTGGAAGCGACATGAGGAGCAGCTCCGACCTAGACACATCCCTACCGACCAGTGTACAGATCGAGAGGGTGAACAACAGAAGCCTGATGTTTTGGGAAGCTCTCAGACCTTATTAGATGACGTGTCTACCACAACACCACACCTAACTTCACCCGTTGAGACGGAAGGGGAACATATCGCTTCAATCCCGAACGCGTCAACGTTGAAGTCAGTTCCTAAGGATGTAGAGAAGCTTCCTGATCCAACTCCACCTGCATCAAGTCCAAAACCGCCCACACCGAAAAAGGAGGAGCGGAGATATCCTCTCAGAGAAAGAAAACCTCCGGAGCGATTTTATTGA